A stretch of DNA from Candidatus Atribacteria bacterium ADurb.Bin276:
TTTTTGATAATCCTGCTCATCATAATAGACGTTTCCTAATTCGTAATAGATTTCAGCATCATCAGGAACCACCTCCAAGGCTTTTTGATATTGAAGGACAGCATTCTGAGAATCACCTAAATCTCGATAGGCTAAACCTGCGTTAAAATAAGCATTGGCGTAATAAGGATCTATTTCAATCACTTTTTGGTAGGCTTCTATGGCAGCTTCAGTATTTCCCAATTCCGAAAGAGCATTTCCCAGGTTGTTTAAAGCATCAACATATTCCGGATCTAAATCTAAAGCCTCTTTATATTGCTCAATGGCTAGGTCGTATTTTCGTTCCCGATAATAGATATTGCCTAAATTATAATGGGGCAAGGGACTTCCTGGTTGAGCGGCAGCAGCTTCTAAATAGGCTTTTTCAGCTTCTCCGGTTTGATTCAGGTAATAATAAACATTGCCTAAATTGTTTAATGCATCGAAATAACGAGGAACTATCTCAATAGCTTTGAGATAAGCATCCCGGGCTTTTTCAAAACTCTGCAGATCGTAATATACATTTCCAAGGTTGTATTGTACTTCGGGTTGGCTGTTATTAAGAGTAATTGAATTTTCATAAGCATCAATTGCCAACTGGTAATCTCTCATATCATAATAAAGATTACCGATTTCAAACCAAACCCACGGGTCTTTATCATCCAATCGCAAAACCAATTGATAGGTTTCTTCGGCTTCATTATATAAACCCTGGGCTCGATAGGCAGCAGCCAGGCTCTGCCATCCGGTTTTGTCACTTGTATTTCCCTCTAATCCTTTTTTTAGTGTTTGAATAGCATCCGAAAACATTCCCAAGCGAAAATAGGACAATCCCAATTCTACAAGGTCCTGTTGATTGCTTTCAGCTGAGGATTGGTTTTGGGCACAAACCCACCCGGTCGAGAGAAC
This window harbors:
- the yrrB_2 gene encoding TPR repeat-containing protein YrrB, whose translation is MRKLLLISMMIVISLLFVLSTGWVCAQNQSSAESNQQDLVELGLSYFRLGMFSDAIQTLKKGLEGNTSDKTGWQSLAAAYRAQGLYNEAEETYQLVLRLDDKDPWVWFEIGNLYYDMRDYQLAIDAYENSITLNNSQPEVQYNLGNVYYDLQSFEKARDAYLKAIEIVPRYFDALNNLGNVYYYLNQTGEAEKAYLEAAAAQPGSPLPHYNLGNIYYRERKYDLAIEQYKEALDLDPEYVDALNNLGNALSELGNTEAAIEAYQKVIEIDPYYANAYFNAGLAYRDLGDSQNAVLQYQKALEVVPDDAEIYYELGNVYYDEQDYQKAVENHSKAVEVEPDYTAAYNNLGNAYEALGNYEKALEAYSKAVEIDPNYTTSLYNIANIYYNQGNYYKSIDPFLKVVELDPQDYEAWNNLGNSYLEIGRNLNALDSYRKALRIKPDYDISHYNVGLVSLRLDDKGTAMREYDYLLPINKKLADALMDEITGRSKELEAEPQESNN